The genomic stretch AAGCGACCCCAAGCTTCTAAGTCCCCGATACCGGATTTGTCTATTACTTGATCCGCTTGCCATGCAAGCCCCAGAAACCCCACGACCAAAAGCAGCTGAACCAACAATGAGATACTCAAAGCTCTGCTCATGCACGACCTGCATAACACCCCAAGTAGGGGCAAATTTCGCGTTTTGAGCGCAGCGAAACAAAATTTGTCCCGCTGCCTTGGTTTGTTAACTGATTTCTAGCCAGCAGGCTCTGGACTCTTGGTGAGCTTGCTGGATATTTTTAGGGAAAAACGAAGTATCAAGTGTTGCGACTGCAATAGATACCCAGTCTGGAAATTTTTCACTACCGCTCCATTCTATGCTGGAACCACACACACTACAAAACTTGCGGACAATGTTTCCGGATGAGTTGTATGAGGAAAGATGCTCTTCACCCGAAACATATCTTAAATCTGCTTTAGGTAGACTTGCATAAGTTGCAAAAGCAGCACCATTTTGCTTCTGGCACATTTTGCAATGACAGTGAGTTGTAGCTTTTAGCTCCGATAGAAGCTCAAAAACCACTGCTCCACATAAACAGCTACCTTTGTGCATAATCTTTCCTGAAACAGTTAACAGCGTATTAGACGGCGCGTTCTATGATTGAATTAACGTGCTGGCACTTTCTTCCGGCAAATGCAGCCTGCTATACTACCCTAATCCTATGATTATTATGAATATTAATTCCCATCAGGCTGTATAATCAAAATTCGCGCGCCTGCTTCATTTTCCGGAATGTCCGCTAAGGGTCGAAAGCTGACACTCCATCAATTCCTGCTTGGTGTAACCATCGCAGCCTTCCACCTACTATCACTAATAAAACCAGCTTAGCTTCAAACCTACCAAACTATCCTTACTCCCGTCACTAGAAAATAGTCCCACACCGCCCCTTTTCACTCCTTAGCCTCTCCACACCGAACGCGGTAAGCTTGGCGGCACTCACGCTGCTGAAGACGTTTTACCCATGACCACCCACTGGATTCTTGGCCCTGGGGCCATTGGCCGTTTGTTGGCGCACTCGCTAACCCCGTTCGTTGACGTAGCCGTGATTGGCCGCCGGTCATTGCCTGCGCGGCAGGTGCTGACCACCCCGGAAGGCGACGTGCGTGCGCAGCACTTAACCTCGCTTACCGCTGAGCAGTTGGTGGCGGATGCAACTGAGCCGCCTGCGTTTGTGCATATCACTACGAAAGCCATGGCTGCCGAGGCGGCGCTTGCGAGTATTGCGAGCGTGCTGCCCCCTTCTACCCCACTGGTGCTGTGGCAGAACGGTTTTTATGCGCAGCCGCGTATTACCGACACGTGGCCCGGGCCTGTGCTGTGCGCCACCACGACTCAGGGGGCGTACTTAACCGGGGATGATGGCGTGGTGCACGCCGGGCGCGGGCCAACGTTTGTGGGAGACTTGGATAACCAGCACGCCGGGTTAGCGGCATCCTTAGCGGTGCTGCTGAGTGAGGCTGGGCTTACTGCTTCGGCGGTAAACGATATTCGCAGCCGTCTGTGGCAGAAGTTAGCGGTAAATGCGGCAATCAACCCACTGGTGGCGCTGCATGGCGTGCGTAACGGAGAGCTTCGTGGAGATGCCTATTCAGGCCGCGTAGTGGCCGTGGTGAAGGAAGTGACGGCGATTTTAGCGAAGGAAGGCGTTGTACCACCAAACGGTGGTGAGGGTGAAGCCGCCTGGCTGGCACTGGTATGGCAAGTGGTGGAGAACACCGCGAATAACAAAGCCTCGATGTTGCAGGATGTGGAGGCCAAGCAGCTGACCGAGCGCGGGGCGATTTTGGGGCCGTTGATTGAGCGCGCTGAGCGGCATGGGTTGGAGTGTGAGGTGTTGAAGGGGTTGGATAGGAAGTTGGCGCAGGTGGAAGCCGGGGTTTAAGACAACAGTCCAGGGGCAGCGCTGCCGCCCGTCGCGGGTGCCTCGCGTGGCTCGTTACGCCGCGCTACGGGGTGATTTCCCCTCTTCAGCGGCGAAAATACACGATGAGCTCAACATGGGTTTTAGGTAACGGGAATCATCACCGCCTTGCGGTAAGCGGGGCGTTCGGCGAGCTGTTCAGTCCAGCGCGTTAGGTGCGGGTGGGGTTGCCAGGTGAGGCCGCTGTTGAGCAGGTTGTAGGCGAACGGGGCGATGGCGATGTCGGCAAGGCCGAATTCATCGCCAGAGAACCATTGCTGCTGGTTTAACGCGGCGTCTAGCTGGGCGAAGAGCTTTTCACAGGTGGCGATGGCGGGGTCTAACAATGCGCTATCGCGCTGCTCTGGCGGGGTGCGTACATAGCCCATCAAAATGGTGCGATGGGCGGGGGTTAGCAGGCTGGTGGACCAGTCCATCCACTTTTCCATCTGCGCGCGCTTGGCGGGTGCTTCGATCCATAAATGGTTAGGGGCATATTGCGCCGCCAAATAGCGGAGGATGGTGTTGGACTCCCACAGCACGCTTTGCGTCGCGTCGTCTTTGAGTAGCGGCACTAGGCCATTGGGGTTCATGGCAAGGTATTCCGGCGTGTCATTAACGCCGTGCTGCAAACCCGCCATGACCATCTCGAACGGCAGTTGCAGCTCTTCCAGTGCCCAGAGCACTTTCTTGACGTTGGTGGAGTTGTTGCGGCCCCAAAGCGTAATCATGGCAGTCCTTGTTGTTGGTTAGTTTTGTGGCGCGACCAGGGCGGCGTTGCCGCCCTTCGCGGGTGCCTCGCGCTGCTCGTTACCACGCGCTACTCCATCCCCTCACGATTTACCACTTACTACTCACTACTCACTACTCACTACTCACTACTCACTCTTATCCTGATACAGCTTGAGCAGGCTGGAGAAGTCGAGTTTGCCATTGCCGCCTGCTTTGTGAAGGGTGAACAGCGAACGGGCGGCGGAGCCCATGGGCACGGGGGATGCGCTTTGCTGGCTGACATCCATGGCAAGACCGAGGTCTTTGATCATCAAATCCACCTGGAAGCCGCCTTGGTAGCCTTTCGAGGCGGGAGCATTTTCCATCACCCCCGGGTAGGGGTTGTAAACGTTCAGCGCCCAGTTGCCGCCAGAGCTTTGCTTCATGATTTCTGACAGCACGGCGGGGTCGAGGCCGTTTTTGACGCCCATGTTGATCGCTTCGCAGGTGCCCGCCATCAGAATCGAGAGCAGCATGTTGTTGCACACCTTGGCGATCTGCCCCGCGCCGTGGTCGCCAGCGTGGAAGA from Halomonas meridiana encodes the following:
- a CDS encoding GFA family protein → MHKGSCLCGAVVFELLSELKATTHCHCKMCQKQNGAAFATYASLPKADLRYVSGEEHLSSYNSSGNIVRKFCSVCGSSIEWSGSEKFPDWVSIAVATLDTSFFPKNIQQAHQESRACWLEIS
- a CDS encoding ketopantoate reductase family protein, which codes for MTTHWILGPGAIGRLLAHSLTPFVDVAVIGRRSLPARQVLTTPEGDVRAQHLTSLTAEQLVADATEPPAFVHITTKAMAAEAALASIASVLPPSTPLVLWQNGFYAQPRITDTWPGPVLCATTTQGAYLTGDDGVVHAGRGPTFVGDLDNQHAGLAASLAVLLSEAGLTASAVNDIRSRLWQKLAVNAAINPLVALHGVRNGELRGDAYSGRVVAVVKEVTAILAKEGVVPPNGGEGEAAWLALVWQVVENTANNKASMLQDVEAKQLTERGAILGPLIERAERHGLECEVLKGLDRKLAQVEAGV
- a CDS encoding glutathione S-transferase family protein; its protein translation is MITLWGRNNSTNVKKVLWALEELQLPFEMVMAGLQHGVNDTPEYLAMNPNGLVPLLKDDATQSVLWESNTILRYLAAQYAPNHLWIEAPAKRAQMEKWMDWSTSLLTPAHRTILMGYVRTPPEQRDSALLDPAIATCEKLFAQLDAALNQQQWFSGDEFGLADIAIAPFAYNLLNSGLTWQPHPHLTRWTEQLAERPAYRKAVMIPVT